A portion of the Drosophila innubila isolate TH190305 chromosome 3L unlocalized genomic scaffold, UK_Dinn_1.0 0_D_3L, whole genome shotgun sequence genome contains these proteins:
- the LOC117786214 gene encoding formin-like protein isoform X3: protein MGAVKSRSITNADVDRDEHHPHSHPHPHHPQQQQQPPNSHSMLRNGHHSASSTGGTLQKQDLRYDIGSSSQYHHVRQPSVRSRSQQPMPTTDELDRRFAKVLASMDLPPDKAKLLRNYDDEKKWDMICDQEMVQAKDPPSHYLSKLRTYLDPKASRSHRLYLFYFLCQKRKMVGESTSTQVLRDLEISLRTNHIEWVKEFLDDTNQGLDALVDYLNFRLQMMRHEQRLQGALCASEERLNLTNGLDANEVVLSNSSLSPGGVGGVNASLTNGSLLLDGSRHPSVVGHGNHSHSYSFVRPTIAEVLDSPSLKRRSRHIAKLNMGAATDDIHVSIMCLRAIMNNKYGFNMVIQHREAINCIALSLIHKSLRTKALVLELLAAICLVKGGHEIILGSFDNFKDVCQEKRRFQTLMEYFMNFEAFNIDFMVACMQFMNIVVHSVEDMNYRVHLQYEFTALGLDTYLEKIRMTESEELKVQISAYLDNVFDVAALMEDSETKTSALERVQELEDQLEREIDRNSEFLYKYAELETENLTLKAEREQLAVMRQQLEDQLNALQRMLQQNEQELKKRDTLLHNKNLELQTLSRSLPRSASSGDGSLVNGSLLTGTTTDSASPLPPPPPPLPTATAAAAAPPPPPPPAPPAPPPPPMMPGLSPLGSPNGSVISTVPSPPHAPPMLSSFQPPPPPVAGFMPAPDGAMTIKRKVPTKYKLPTLNWIALKPNQVRGTIFNELDDEKIFKQIDFNEFEERFKIGIGGALHNGSNGSEVDGTLSCYPSKRFKKPDNVSLLEHTRLRNIAISRRKLGMPIDDVVAAIHSLDLKKLSLENVELLQKMVPTDAEVKAYKEYIIERKDQQLLTEEDKFMLQLSRVERISSKLAIMNYMGNFVDIVHLISPQVQSIASASNSLKQSRKFKAVLEIVLAFGNYLNSNKRGPAYGFKLQSLDTLIDTKSTDKRSSLLHYIVATIRAKFPELLNFECELYGTDKAASVALENVVADVQELDKGMELVRKEAELRVKGTQTHILRDFLNNSEDKLKKIKSDLRLAQDAFKECVEYFGDSSRNADAAAFFALIVRFTRAFKQLDQENEQRRRLEQAAALAASKKESDQVMLRNKFNQKKQQDAVINELKSKTHSVREKKLLQQDEVYNGALEDILLGLKSEPYRRADAVRRSQRRRIDNNRLSRTLEEMDC from the exons GCTTCAATGGATCTGCCGCCGGATAAAGCCAAGCTCTTGCGTAATTACGATGACGAGAAGAAGTGGGACATGATATGTGATCAA GAAATGGTGCAGGCCAAGGATCCACCCTCCCATTACTTGAGCAAATTGCGTACATATTTGGATCCAAAGGCATCGCGTAGTCATCGG CTTTATCTCTTCTACTTTCTTTGCCAGAAACGCAAAATGGTCGGCGAATCGACATCCACTCAGGTGCTGCGGGATCTTGAGATCTCGTTGCGTACGAATCACATTGAGTGGGTGAAAGAGTTTCTGGATGATACGAATCAGGGACTCGATGCTCTCGTGGACTATCTCAACTTTCGACTGCAAATGATGCGACACGAGCAGCGTTTGCAGGGCGCCTTGTGCGCCTCCGAGGAGCGCTTGAATCTCACCAATGGCCTGGATGCCAACGAGGTGGTGCTGAGCAACAGCTCGTTGAGTCCCGGTGGTGTTGGTGGCGTCAATGCCAGCCTAACGAATGGCTCCCTTCTCCTGGATGGCTCGCGTCATCCGTCGGTGGTTGGCCATGGCAATCACTCGCATTCCTATAGCTTTGTTCGACCCACCATTGCCGAGGTACTCGACAGTCCCAGTCTGAAGCGTCGATCGCGTCACATTGCCAAACTGAATATGGGTGCCGCAACGGATGACATCCATGTGTCGATCATGTGCCTGCGTGCGATCATGAACAATAAGTATGGCTTCAATATGGTCATCCAGCATCGGGAGGCGATCAACTGCATCGCATTGAGTCTTATACACAAGTCGCTGAGGACGAAGGCTTTGGTCCTGGAGCTGCTGGCGGCGATTTGTTTGGTCAAGGGTGGACATGAGATCATACTCGGCTCCTTTGATAATTTCAAGGATGTGTGCCAAGAGAAGCGACGATTCCAGACGCTCATGGAGTACTTTATGAATTTTGAGGCCTTCAACATTGACTTTATGGTTGCCTGCATGCAGTTCATGAACATCGTGGTTCACTCCGTCGAGGATATGAATTATCGCGTCCATTTACAATATGAGTTTACGGCCTTGGGACTGGACACGTATCTGGAGAAGATACGGATGACCGAGTCCGAGGAGCTCAAGGTGCAGATCTCAGCGTATCTGGATAATGTCTTTGATGTCGCTGCACTGATGGAAGATTCAGAAACGAAAACATCGGCATTGGAGCGTGTACAGGAGCTGGAGGATCAGCTGGAACGGGAAATCGATCGCAATTCAGAGTTTCTGTACAAATACGCCGAGCTGGAGACGGAGAATCTAACGCTTAAGGCGGAGCGGGAACAGTTGGCTGTGATGCGACAACAGCTGGAGGATCAACTGAATGCCTTGCAACGCATGTTGCAACAGAACGAACAGGAGCTGAAGAAGAGGGATACGTTGCTGCACAACAAGAATCTGGAGCTGCAAACGTTGTCACGTTCCCTGCCACGTTCCGCGTCCAGCGGTGATGGCTCCCTGGTCAATGGCAGCCTGTTGACAGGTACAACCACGGACTCAGCATCACCactgccaccaccaccaccgcccttgccaacagcaacggcagcggcagcagcaccaCCGCCACCTCCACCACCAGCGCCACCtgcaccgccaccgccacccaTGATGCCAGGTCTCAGTCCCCTGGGCAGTCCCAATGGCAGCGTCATCTCCACAGTTCCCTCGCCACCCCATGCACCGCCCATGCTGAGCTCCTTCCagccaccaccgccgccagTTGCGGGCTTTATGCCAGCTCCGGATGGCGCCATGACCATCAAGCGCAAGGTGCCCACCAAGTACAAGCTGCCCACTCTCAACTGGATCGCGCTAAAGCCCAATCAG GTGCGTGGTACCATCTTCAATGAGCTGGACGACGAGAAGATCTTCAAGCAAATCGACTTTAATGAATTCGAGGAGCGCTTCAAGATTGGCATCGGTGGTGCTCTGCATAATGGCAGCAATGGCAGCGAGGTAGATGGCACCCTATCATGCTATCCCAGTAAACGTTTCAAGAAGCCCGATAATGTGTCGCTGCTGGAACACACGAGGTTAAGAAACATAG CAATCTCTCGTCGTAAACTGGGCATGCCCATTGACGATGTCGTTGCCGCAATACACAGTTTGGATTTGAAGAAGCTGTCGCTGGAGAATGTGGAGTTGCTGCAAAAGATGGTGCCCACTGATGCGGAGGTGAAGGCCTACAAGGAGTATATTATTGAACGCAAGGATCAACAGCTGCTCACCGAGGAGGACAAGTTCATGTTGCAATTGTCGCGCGTGGAACGAATCTCCTCAAAGCTAGCCATTATGAACTACATGGGCAATTTTGTCGATATCGTTCACCTCATTAGTCCA CAAGTGCAATCGATTGCCAGCGCCTCAAACTCGCTGAAACAGTCCAGAAAGTTCAAAGCTGTGCTGGAAATAGTTCTGGCCTTTGGCAACTatttaaatagtaataaaCGTGGTCCAGCTTATGGCTTTAAGCTGCAGTCCTTGGACACATTAATTGATACAAAGTCAACGGACAAGCGTTCTTCTCTGCTGCATTATATAGTGGCGACCATAAGGGCCAAGTTTCCGGAGCTATTGAACTTTGAGTGTGAGCTGTATGGCACGGATAAGGCGGCATCTGTGGCGCTGGAGAATGTTGTGGCGGATGTACAGGAGCTGGACAAGGGCATGGAACTAGTGCGAAAGGAGGCCGAGCTGCGTGTGAAGGGCACACAGACGCATATACTGAGGGATTTCCTCAACAACAGCGAGGACAAGCTAAAGAAGATTAAGAGCGATCTGCGTCTGGCGCAGGATGCGTTCAAGGAGTGCGTGGAATACTTTGGCGATTCATCTCGCAATGCGGATGCTGCTGCCTTCTTTGCCTTGATTGTTCGCTTTACACGCGCCTTCAAG CAACTTGATCAGGAGAATGAGCAGCGTCGTCGTCTGGAGCAGGCGGCTGCATTGGCTGCCTCGAAAAAGGAAAGTGATCAGGTCATGCTGCGCAACAAGTTCAATCAGAAGAAGCAACAG GATGCCGTCATCAATGAGCTGAAGAGCAAAACGCATTCGGTGCGGGAGAAGAAACTGTTGCAGCAGGACGAGGTATACAATGGAGCGTTGGAGGATATACTGCTGGGGCTCAAGAGTGAGCCGTATCGACGGGCAGATGCCGTCAGGCGCTCCCAACGACGACGCATTGACAATAATCGCTTGTCACGCACTCTAGAGGAAATGGACTGCTAG